A region from the Variovorax sp. RKNM96 genome encodes:
- a CDS encoding cysteine hydrolase family protein, with protein MKTAVLVIDVQRGLCDDPPRPHEALEVIERINALTVRARAAGAPVAFIQHENAVDLEFDSERWQLADALQVDAADTRIRKTTPDSFLRTPLEAWLMGQGARRVVICGYSSEFCVDTTTRRAAALGYEVMLAADAHTSHDKPHATGAFIRAHHNATLSDITSFGVRISAVASAEIAFTAA; from the coding sequence ATGAAAACTGCAGTTCTCGTCATCGATGTGCAGCGCGGCCTTTGCGACGATCCGCCGCGCCCGCACGAGGCGCTGGAAGTGATCGAGCGCATCAACGCGCTCACCGTGCGAGCCCGCGCCGCCGGCGCGCCGGTGGCTTTCATCCAGCACGAGAACGCGGTCGACCTGGAATTCGATTCCGAGCGCTGGCAGCTTGCCGATGCGCTGCAGGTCGATGCGGCCGACACCCGGATCCGCAAGACCACGCCCGACTCCTTCCTGCGCACGCCGCTCGAAGCGTGGCTGATGGGGCAGGGCGCGCGGCGCGTGGTGATCTGCGGCTACTCGTCGGAGTTCTGCGTGGACACCACCACCCGCCGCGCCGCCGCGCTCGGCTACGAAGTGATGCTCGCGGCCGATGCGCACACCTCGCACGACAAGCCGCATGCCACCGGCGCCTTCATCCGCGCGCACCACAACGCGACGCTGTCGGACATCACGAGCTTCGGTGTGCGCATCAGCGCGGTCGCGAGCGCGGAGATCGCGTTCACCGCGGCTTGA
- a CDS encoding amino acid aminotransferase has translation MFKNLPDYVEDPILGLFDAYRADVRTRKVNLGIGIYCDEDGRVPVLASVRAARERIDGTEPCIYLPTEGLPGYRNAVRELVFGGATTDLQERVVTIQTAGGTGALRIGAEFLASTNTKPQICMPDPTWVNHQAIFQAAGFEVSHYPYCTPDGRFDIDGALATFKALPAGTVVLLHPCCHNPTGIDPSREEWGRLLDAIAQRALLPFFDMAYQGFAEGLDDDAWAVRECARREMPCLVASSYSKNFSLYGERVGALSIHAPGLEVAKVLGQLKVIVRRSYSCPPAQGAMLVATVLQDVQLHAQWRAELDGMRLRMLGVRASLHALLTRELPDADLSFLTRQRGMFSYSGLSGAQIERLRSRHGVYVVSSGRICIAGINASNIAQVCEALVETGFKPR, from the coding sequence ATGTTCAAGAACCTTCCCGACTACGTCGAGGACCCGATCCTGGGTCTGTTCGATGCCTACCGCGCGGATGTACGCACGCGCAAGGTGAATCTCGGCATCGGCATCTACTGCGACGAGGACGGCCGCGTGCCGGTGCTGGCCTCGGTGCGCGCGGCCCGGGAGCGTATCGACGGAACGGAGCCCTGCATCTACCTTCCCACCGAGGGCTTGCCGGGCTATCGCAACGCGGTCCGCGAACTCGTGTTCGGTGGTGCGACGACGGACCTGCAGGAACGCGTGGTCACGATACAAACGGCGGGCGGAACGGGGGCGCTGCGAATCGGCGCCGAGTTCCTTGCGAGCACGAATACCAAGCCGCAGATCTGCATGCCCGATCCCACGTGGGTCAACCACCAAGCGATCTTCCAGGCTGCGGGGTTCGAGGTCTCGCACTACCCGTACTGCACGCCGGACGGGCGCTTCGACATCGATGGCGCGCTGGCGACCTTCAAGGCCCTGCCCGCAGGAACCGTCGTGCTGCTTCACCCCTGCTGCCACAACCCAACCGGCATCGACCCGTCGCGCGAAGAATGGGGCCGACTGCTGGACGCGATTGCGCAGCGCGCGCTGCTGCCCTTCTTCGACATGGCCTACCAGGGTTTCGCCGAAGGCCTGGACGACGACGCGTGGGCCGTGCGCGAGTGCGCGCGGCGCGAGATGCCGTGCCTCGTCGCGAGCTCGTATTCGAAGAACTTCTCGCTGTATGGCGAGCGCGTCGGGGCGCTGAGCATTCATGCGCCCGGCCTCGAAGTGGCCAAGGTCCTGGGCCAGCTCAAGGTCATCGTTCGTCGCAGCTATTCGTGTCCGCCTGCGCAGGGCGCGATGCTCGTCGCAACCGTGCTGCAAGACGTGCAATTGCATGCGCAATGGCGCGCCGAGCTGGACGGCATGCGCCTGCGGATGCTGGGCGTGCGCGCTTCGTTGCATGCCTTGCTCACGAGAGAACTGCCGGACGCCGATCTTTCGTTCCTCACGCGGCAGCGCGGGATGTTCAGTTATTCGGGACTGTCAGGTGCGCAGATCGAGCGGCTGCGAAGCAGGCATGGCGTGTATGTCGTGTCGTCAGGCCGCATCTGCATCGCCGGCATCAACGCATCGAACATCGCACAGGTCTGCGAGGCCCTTGTCGAAACCGGCTTCAAGCCGCGGTGA
- a CDS encoding metallophosphoesterase family protein, which translates to MRIAIVSDIHGNLPALEAVVEDIERRGADAIVNLGDSLSGPLMPLETAQFLMAQDWVQLAGNHERQLLTVPADKRGASDAFAHARLGAKEFAWIASLEHTHRLSADVMLCHGTPASDLEYFLETVEPGDFRAATQAEIDARLGDVDAALVACGHTHVPRIVRASSGQLIVNPGSVGLPAYDDIHPYPHAVETGSPHARYAIVEQRDSGWTARLVAVPYDHTAMAALALQNGRPDWAHALATGRMP; encoded by the coding sequence ATGCGCATCGCCATCGTCTCCGACATTCACGGAAATCTCCCCGCACTCGAAGCCGTGGTCGAGGACATCGAACGCCGCGGCGCGGATGCCATCGTCAACCTGGGCGACAGCCTCTCGGGCCCGCTGATGCCGCTGGAGACCGCGCAGTTCCTGATGGCGCAGGACTGGGTGCAGCTCGCCGGCAACCATGAGCGCCAGTTGCTCACCGTGCCTGCAGACAAGCGCGGTGCATCCGATGCGTTCGCACACGCGCGGCTCGGTGCGAAGGAGTTCGCGTGGATCGCATCGCTGGAGCACACACACCGCCTCAGCGCGGACGTGATGCTCTGCCACGGCACACCGGCGAGCGATCTCGAATACTTTCTGGAGACGGTCGAACCCGGCGACTTCCGAGCAGCCACGCAGGCGGAAATCGATGCGCGGCTCGGCGATGTCGACGCAGCGCTCGTCGCCTGCGGGCATACGCATGTGCCACGCATAGTGCGTGCGTCGAGCGGGCAGTTGATCGTCAATCCAGGCAGCGTCGGCCTGCCGGCCTACGACGACATCCATCCCTATCCGCATGCCGTCGAAACCGGCTCGCCTCATGCGCGCTATGCCATCGTCGAGCAGCGCGACAGCGGCTGGACCGCCAGGCTGGTCGCCGTTCCGTACGACCACACGGCGATGGCGGCACTGGCGCTGCAAAACGGGCGGCCGGACTGGGCCCATGCGCTGGCCACCGGGCGCATGCCCTAA